The Lolium rigidum isolate FL_2022 chromosome 1, APGP_CSIRO_Lrig_0.1, whole genome shotgun sequence region CAGCACTTCACCATCCTATCCCAACAAATTCTAACCAGGCAGGTAGAAAAGACAAAGAAGCAACCTATGGATAGTTTAGCAGGAACATACCTTTACTGATGGAGTGAGCAATCTGTATGCTGAACCAATCGAAGTTGCAGGTTTCCGAGAATCTTGCGCACATTCTTCACtatcgtcttcttcatcatcatcatcatcatcttcttcttcattttctttaGTCTCAGAATTTCCAAGCAATGGCTGTGCAAGTCCATTTTCAACCTGCTCGATATCCACTCGTTGTCCTGCAATCATAATGACCACCCAAGTTAAATCAAGAGAATATACGAGAGAATTTCCATTACAAATTTATAATACACGATCTAGGTGGTAATGAAGGCAGGAACACACAAGATAATGGACTTACCAGAAGCAGTATTTTGTTGGGTATCATAGACCTCATCAGCACGATTTGGTTCCTTAAAAGAGATACATAGCCAAACTAAGTACAGTAGCCATGCAACTGCCATCAACCAACCAGGTAGAGTTGACTGACTGAATGTAACCATGTAAATCTTGAATCTCCACTGAAGTAAACCAGCCAGCGCTGGCCCACAAGCCATGCCAAGTGCACTTGCACTTACAAACCCTGCTGAAGCTTGCATGCGTATCCTTGCAGGGACACAATCACTAATGTACCGACGGTTGACAGCTCTTGCAGAACCAAACCTGCATAACAATAATCACATTTTCACTGAACATGAAACATAAAAGTGCTAAAATTAAAGTTAACTGGCACAGGGAGTTCGGAATAACGGAAGGTCACAGAAATCGCTTAACTACTGGAAAATTCAATCGCTTTAATAGCATAAATATTCTATGAATACAATGATATGAGAACTTTGCAATTGTATCATTGCATGTGAATGCTCAACCATATGTATATCTCCTACATACCTAAATGATCTGACATATTCACATTTCCCAATTGTACGGAACTGTATCATATCAATAATATTTAGAAAGGAAAAGATACTTGCTACAGAAGATCTTCCTACTATGGACTCAACCAACAATATGACAGGTTATTATTAATGATATGGCATAGTTCTCTGATAGGAAAATGTTTTGATCTTCCTAAAAAATATAGAGCAGACAACAATATAAACTTAAGCAAAAAAAAAGGCAGGTAATTACCATACATCTAAAATAAATTACGATAAGAGAACAAATGCCTCCATGTATAGGTACTTACCCACAGAGTAGGCGGCCAATGATAAGGACTGTCAGGGAGTTCATATCGTAAGCCATTGCATAGCAAACATTCCCCAAGAAAAGAACAATACTGCTGAACACAAGTGGTCTAAAATATGACTTGTTGGACCATGCACTGAAGTACACTGAGGAGAATACTTGTGCAACAGCCATTGAACCAATAACAACACCACAAACAGTAGAAgcagcaccaaggctcactgagtAATCATCTGCAGTTGGCACAATGATGTATGTGTTGACCATGTACAGAAATGTGTTCACCAAATTCAAcataagagatatgaaatgatatTTCTGGTCTTCTATTTCTTCCTCTCCTGCGGTACTAGGAGACTCCTCATGCGCAATTAGGGCATGTTGTCCCAAAAACCGCAGAAAATTAGTTGAGCGCGTTAACTTATCCACTGATGAGTTTATCATATCAATGATGGGGTCCTACAATCAATAAAGAATGGCTCACTCAGAAAAAAACTCTATTTCTTTAAGCATAGTGAAAACTTTAAGGGTCAGAAGAAAAATACTATCACTTTAGCATAAGGAAAGTGACGAAGAAAACAGCAAACCTTAAGAGCAGTAGTTGGTTGGTCATAAATAGATAGATAACTTCCTTGGCGCTCCTGAAGGTCAACAAGGTTACGTGACAAGGCTCCTACAACAGCTCCTACACCCTGGTTGATAATAGATTGTAAGATAAAATGATGTTCCAAGCTTAGAGGGATTGGAAAGCAAGATAACAGGTTAGAAACAAATACCGTATACAAAATGGAAATAAGGTGTATAACAGATGAACTGAATGACAATTAAATTCTGGAGACAGTACATTACCACGTGCTTAAAGACCTGCTGCAGCTGAGAGTACGGGTGATTTGATCTACTTGACACATAGTAATCAGTAAATCTGTAACTGAAGCGCTTATCAAACTTCTTCAAAATTTTCCTAATGCCAGTTGCATTCAGATCGACAAATTTAAGAAGTTTGATAAGGTCCAGACCAACTTCTCTATAAGCTTCTCGCAAATCAGCAATACCCGATATATCTGGCTGTTCTGCCAGTATCGCCCTTTGTTTTCCTAGCTTTTCTATCCTGCTTGCCAGCATTCCTTGTTGCTCCAACAGAAATAGGACAATCTTCTCAATCTGAATTAATAGAAAAAAAAACCATCGGGAAAAACTTAGATTTCAGAGGGAACAATTTCATGAAACTAGTAAGTGATGTCAGAGATGAAAAAAATTATGGTGATAACACCAGGGCAAAAGGTATTTTTTCATGAAAGAGTGGGAACGGTTTAGTTCTTTTCTTTCAAGTTTTAACAAA contains the following coding sequences:
- the LOC124685002 gene encoding SPX domain-containing membrane protein OsI_21475 — its product is MVNFGKKLTADQVPEWRGYYINYKLMKKKVKQYGQQLQQGEKDRRRVLKDFSKMLDDQIEKIVLFLLEQQGMLASRIEKLGKQRAILAEQPDISGIADLREAYREVGLDLIKLLKFVDLNATGIRKILKKFDKRFSYRFTDYYVSSRSNHPYSQLQQVFKHVGVGAVVGALSRNLVDLQERQGSYLSIYDQPTTALKDPIIDMINSSVDKLTRSTNFLRFLGQHALIAHEESPSTAGEEEIEDQKYHFISLMLNLVNTFLYMVNTYIIVPTADDYSVSLGAASTVCGVVIGSMAVAQVFSSVYFSAWSNKSYFRPLVFSSIVLFLGNVCYAMAYDMNSLTVLIIGRLLCGFGSARAVNRRYISDCVPARIRMQASAGFVSASALGMACGPALAGLLQWRFKIYMVTFSQSTLPGWLMAVAWLLYLVWLCISFKEPNRADEVYDTQQNTASGQRVDIEQVENGLAQPLLGNSETKENEEEDDDDDDEEDDSEECAQDSRKPATSIGSAYRLLTPSVKVQLLIYFMLKYAMEILLSESSVITSHYFKWNTSAVAIFLAILGLTVLPINAVVGTYISNMFEDRQLLMASQIMLLVGIIFSFKVTSTYSVVQYVISALITFVSAEVLEGVNLSLLSSVMSSRLSRGTYNGGLLSTEAGTLARVVADCTITAAGYLGIGSLLNVTLLPSLVICAVSIACTFLTYNSLF